In a single window of the Cryomorphaceae bacterium 1068 genome:
- a CDS encoding histidine kinase, translating into MIKRSLFLSFFFCFSIAVFGQKSTYINYGLEDGLPQSQVRAIAQDSSGHLWIGTMAGLSRFDGAEFKNFSKEDGLNDNQINCFYQGSRLYVGTTGALCYVKGQKVTSIPFPEELGTAKVLDFAESANGILYMATAGSGIIRWDGKEFSTLSINDGLPDDYVRSVAYDKKDQLWIGTRSGTVMLKSANDTITPADTVFSNLSVSQIKLASDGKMVITTFGNGVFFVEGDEIENFTMDDGLNTDFIRCFEELPSGEYWFASRVGLAKLENGGIETFNESNGLSYANVKSLGEDREGNLWIGTDGQGLVRSAGKVFQTYSVLNGLNSDLVMSIAEGENGSLLLGTYDEGISILKDDTAVSYPFNELLPSYTVWCLNKSPEGLLAGTSSGLFFEKNGQVQIFDRQNGLPGNRITSIYRKSAKEILVGTENGLVYLNSDFEVEEIISSAGKKNMGGVRAIAEYNGEIVCGTDIGLVRVNGNKATIVPGSIPTEASTYCISEDAYRNLWVGTSDGLFVITAEGDSLREVNFASGFGAKNVNFLTAVTERRMLIGTNNGLFSIDLENYRELSKITTKHYTRFEGLSGSETNQNAVFNDGASVWFGTTQGVVRFDIEKEPKQYASPSVEISNIQLFLEDVKWENLADSFSTELGIPINPELKHSQNYLTFNYNGIYFTNPEKIRYRYMVEGVDDNWLGPTRSRSATYAYLPHGDFTFRVQSYQVDNPELIAEAVFALSVKPPFYLTPWFFLLVTCITIGVIYLIYSSRLKKEREKRERLQLALQAKLMQLESQSLNSSMNRHFIFNALNSIQYYINMQDRKSANRYLTSFAKLIRKNLDSSQQMDTSLGEELERLKLYLSLEQMRFQEKFDYEIEIDPEIDVDALTLPAMMLQPFLENSIWHGILPSDTHGKVLIRIVLGDGNYEIIIDDNGVGIDTSLKNKSSHREAHVSHGMDITLNRVRLYQNMTGLRYEVDGPFERKNKSGDTEGTRVVIRIPKKSTVPELKQDQTWKIKADEVL; encoded by the coding sequence ATGATCAAACGGAGTCTATTTCTTTCTTTTTTCTTCTGCTTTAGTATTGCTGTTTTCGGACAAAAATCGACATACATCAATTATGGATTAGAAGATGGCCTACCCCAATCTCAGGTACGAGCAATTGCCCAAGATTCATCAGGGCATTTGTGGATTGGGACAATGGCTGGCTTGAGCCGATTCGACGGGGCTGAGTTCAAAAATTTTAGCAAAGAAGATGGTCTGAATGACAATCAAATCAACTGCTTCTATCAGGGGTCTAGACTTTATGTGGGAACAACGGGAGCCTTGTGTTATGTAAAAGGTCAAAAGGTGACCAGCATCCCTTTCCCCGAAGAACTCGGGACGGCAAAAGTTCTCGATTTTGCCGAAAGTGCAAATGGCATCCTTTACATGGCTACTGCCGGCAGCGGCATTATCAGATGGGATGGGAAAGAGTTTAGTACCCTTTCTATCAATGATGGATTGCCGGATGATTATGTAAGAAGCGTTGCATATGACAAGAAGGACCAATTGTGGATCGGAACCCGATCGGGAACCGTAATGCTGAAGTCTGCGAATGATACGATTACCCCTGCCGATACGGTCTTTTCCAATCTCAGCGTTAGTCAAATCAAATTGGCGTCAGATGGGAAGATGGTCATCACGACTTTTGGAAACGGGGTATTCTTTGTCGAAGGGGATGAAATTGAAAATTTCACTATGGACGACGGCCTGAACACCGACTTCATCAGGTGTTTTGAGGAACTCCCTTCGGGCGAATACTGGTTTGCTTCCAGAGTAGGTTTAGCCAAACTTGAAAATGGCGGGATAGAGACTTTCAATGAATCAAATGGTCTATCCTATGCAAACGTGAAGTCTCTCGGCGAAGACCGAGAAGGAAACTTATGGATTGGCACAGACGGTCAGGGGCTAGTGAGAAGTGCCGGTAAGGTATTTCAAACTTATTCCGTTTTGAACGGCCTCAATTCAGACCTAGTGATGTCTATAGCTGAAGGCGAAAATGGCTCCTTACTTCTTGGAACCTATGATGAAGGTATATCTATTCTCAAAGACGACACAGCGGTCAGCTATCCTTTTAACGAGCTTTTGCCATCATACACTGTCTGGTGCTTGAACAAGAGTCCTGAGGGTCTATTAGCCGGAACCTCTTCAGGGCTGTTCTTTGAAAAGAATGGCCAAGTTCAAATTTTTGATCGGCAAAATGGACTACCGGGAAATCGAATCACATCGATTTATCGTAAAAGCGCTAAAGAGATTCTCGTGGGTACGGAAAATGGTCTCGTTTACTTGAATTCGGATTTTGAAGTAGAAGAAATTATTTCCAGCGCCGGGAAAAAGAATATGGGCGGTGTTCGAGCAATAGCCGAATACAATGGTGAGATAGTCTGTGGTACCGATATAGGCTTGGTGAGAGTGAATGGTAATAAAGCCACGATCGTTCCTGGTAGCATCCCAACAGAGGCATCTACCTATTGCATTAGTGAAGATGCTTACAGGAATTTATGGGTCGGAACTTCTGATGGTCTCTTTGTGATCACTGCTGAGGGAGATAGCCTTCGAGAGGTCAATTTCGCTAGTGGTTTCGGAGCTAAAAATGTAAACTTTCTGACCGCTGTAACTGAGCGAAGGATGCTTATAGGAACAAATAACGGACTGTTCTCTATTGATCTTGAGAATTATCGAGAACTATCCAAAATTACAACCAAGCACTATACTCGATTTGAAGGGCTTTCAGGATCTGAGACAAACCAAAATGCTGTTTTCAATGATGGGGCTTCGGTCTGGTTCGGAACGACTCAAGGAGTGGTTCGATTCGACATTGAAAAAGAACCAAAGCAATACGCTTCGCCTTCTGTAGAAATTTCAAATATTCAATTATTTCTGGAAGACGTTAAATGGGAAAATCTCGCCGATAGTTTTTCAACTGAGCTCGGCATACCCATTAACCCGGAACTCAAGCACAGTCAAAATTATTTGACTTTCAATTACAACGGAATCTATTTCACCAATCCTGAGAAGATCCGCTACCGCTACATGGTAGAAGGCGTTGATGACAATTGGCTTGGCCCAACTCGAAGCCGATCAGCTACGTACGCCTACTTACCTCACGGAGACTTTACATTCCGCGTGCAGTCATATCAAGTCGATAATCCTGAGCTGATCGCTGAAGCAGTATTTGCCCTTTCAGTAAAGCCCCCGTTTTATCTCACACCGTGGTTTTTCCTCCTTGTGACATGCATTACCATTGGCGTTATCTACCTCATTTACTCATCTCGCCTCAAAAAAGAGAGGGAAAAACGAGAAAGGCTTCAATTGGCCTTACAAGCAAAACTGATGCAGCTAGAGTCACAATCGTTGAATTCAAGTATGAACAGACACTTCATTTTCAATGCACTTAATTCTATCCAGTATTATATCAATATGCAGGATAGAAAATCTGCTAATCGATATCTAACCAGTTTTGCCAAGCTCATTCGAAAAAATCTGGATAGTAGTCAACAAATGGACACTAGTTTAGGAGAAGAGCTGGAACGTCTGAAACTCTATTTATCCTTAGAGCAAATGCGTTTTCAAGAGAAGTTTGATTACGAAATTGAAATTGATCCTGAGATTGATGTTGACGCGCTGACCCTTCCGGCAATGATGCTACAGCCTTTTCTGGAAAACAGTATTTGGCATGGGATCTTGCCGAGCGATACCCACGGAAAAGTTCTTATCCGAATCGTTTTAGGAGATGGCAACTATGAAATCATCATCGATGACAATGGAGTAGGAATAGATACCAGTTTGAAAAATAAATCAAGCCATCGTGAAGCTCACGTCTCTCACGGAATGGATATAACGTTAAATCGAGTAAGGCTATACCAAAACATGACAGGGCTAAGATATGAAGTTGACGGGCCTTTCGAGAGAAAGAATAAATCCGGAGATACAGAAGGAACCAGAGTAGTTATCCGAATACCCAAAAAATCGACCGTTCCTGAACTTAAGCAGGACCAAACTTGGAAAATTAAAGCTGATGAAGTACTTTAG
- a CDS encoding response regulator, whose amino-acid sequence METKGDKIRALIVDDELHARENLKFLIEESSPEIDVVGTADGVPTAERIFHELKPDLVFLDIRMPSGAEGFDLLEKLEGESFQVVFVTAFKDYAIRAFERRALHYVLKPIDETDLRESVERIMVARDNSENLNSQENLKNLKEEIEYNKEPERITIHHAKGIRIIEISDLDYLESSGNCTILHFKDGDQYLDTRTLKVYEALLPDYFNRTHRSYMVNLKEVREILHGDDQSVILKSGKSIPVSRERKKELIEAIKGLA is encoded by the coding sequence TTGGAAACCAAAGGAGATAAAATAAGAGCCTTAATCGTAGACGATGAACTTCACGCCAGAGAGAATCTGAAGTTTTTGATTGAAGAAAGCTCGCCTGAAATTGATGTAGTTGGAACAGCAGATGGTGTTCCCACTGCCGAAAGGATCTTTCATGAATTAAAACCCGATTTGGTTTTTCTGGATATTAGGATGCCATCTGGAGCCGAAGGATTCGACCTATTAGAAAAGCTTGAGGGGGAATCATTCCAAGTTGTATTTGTAACTGCATTTAAAGATTACGCCATCAGAGCTTTTGAGCGCCGCGCGTTGCACTACGTCTTAAAACCTATTGATGAAACTGACTTAAGAGAATCTGTAGAGCGAATAATGGTGGCTCGTGACAACTCCGAAAACCTCAATAGCCAAGAAAATCTCAAAAATCTAAAAGAAGAGATTGAGTACAATAAGGAACCCGAACGAATAACGATTCATCACGCAAAGGGAATTCGGATCATAGAAATTTCAGACCTTGATTATTTAGAAAGTAGCGGAAATTGCACAATTCTTCATTTTAAGGATGGTGATCAGTATTTAGATACCCGCACTTTGAAAGTATATGAAGCTCTGCTTCCTGACTATTTCAATAGAACACACCGCTCATACATGGTTAATCTAAAAGAAGTTCGCGAAATTCTTCACGGTGACGACCAATCGGTAATCCTCAAGTCCGGAAAAAGCATACCGGTATCTCGCGAGCGCAAAAAGGAATTGATTGAGGCCATTAAAGGTTTGGCTTAA
- the thiL gene encoding thiamine-phosphate kinase, which produces MERTELADLGEFGLIDHLSKHVEVSHPSTLKGIGDDAAVIDAGDHVKLVTTDMLVEGIHFDLSYVPLKHLGYKAAVANFSDVYAMNGTVEQMTVNLALSNRFSLEAIEELYSGFLLACNIYGVDLVGGDTVSSKGGLMISITAIGRAQKENVVYRDGAKDKELLVVTGDLGAAYMGLQVLEREKAVYKSDPNIQPDLSGYDYILERQLKPEARKDIVELLEKLNVLPTSMIDVSDGLASEILHLCKSSSVGCSLFGEKIPIDPTVMTAAEDFNLDPTTCALNGGEDYELLFTIKQGDYDKLKGNPNFTFIGHMTEGGSAQLVTKEGQAVELTAQGWDAFLNKDS; this is translated from the coding sequence ATGGAAAGAACAGAACTGGCAGACTTGGGAGAATTTGGTTTAATCGACCATTTATCTAAGCACGTTGAAGTTTCTCACCCCTCTACACTTAAGGGAATAGGGGACGATGCCGCAGTAATTGATGCGGGAGATCATGTGAAGTTGGTCACAACCGATATGCTAGTGGAGGGCATTCACTTTGACTTAAGCTATGTTCCTTTAAAGCATTTGGGATATAAGGCGGCTGTTGCCAACTTTTCTGATGTCTATGCTATGAATGGAACAGTGGAGCAGATGACAGTAAACCTGGCTTTGAGCAATCGGTTTTCGTTAGAAGCCATCGAGGAGCTCTATTCGGGCTTCTTGCTTGCTTGCAATATTTATGGAGTCGACCTCGTAGGAGGAGATACGGTCAGCTCGAAAGGTGGCTTGATGATCAGCATCACCGCAATTGGTCGAGCTCAAAAGGAGAACGTAGTGTATCGCGACGGCGCCAAGGACAAGGAATTGCTCGTTGTTACAGGCGATTTGGGCGCGGCCTATATGGGCTTGCAGGTTTTGGAACGAGAGAAAGCAGTTTATAAGTCCGATCCGAATATTCAGCCCGATTTGAGTGGATACGATTACATTTTGGAGAGACAGCTCAAGCCCGAAGCTCGGAAAGATATTGTGGAACTTTTGGAGAAATTGAACGTCTTGCCAACTTCAATGATTGATGTGTCAGATGGCTTGGCCTCCGAGATTCTTCATCTTTGCAAGAGTTCTAGTGTTGGCTGCTCACTTTTTGGTGAAAAGATTCCGATTGACCCAACCGTTATGACAGCTGCTGAAGATTTTAATCTAGACCCCACCACTTGTGCACTGAACGGAGGAGAGGACTACGAGCTTCTCTTTACGATAAAGCAGGGTGATTATGACAAATTGAAAGGGAATCCGAATTTCACGTTCATTGGCCATATGACCGAAGGTGGATCTGCCCAACTCGTGACCAAAGAAGGACAGGCTGTTGAGCTAACTGCTCAGGGGTGGGATGCTTTTTTGAATAAAGACTCATAA
- a CDS encoding iron-sulfur cluster assembly accessory protein gives MIKVRESAKAEVQRLLSESGAGEQAFIRVGVKGGGCSGLMYDLDFDTEKQEGDKEFEDNGIKIVVDKKSYLYLIGTELDYSGGLNGKGFSFVNPNANRTCGCGESFSI, from the coding sequence ATGATCAAAGTACGAGAAAGTGCTAAAGCTGAAGTACAAAGGCTCTTGTCCGAAAGCGGTGCAGGAGAGCAAGCTTTTATACGCGTCGGTGTAAAAGGAGGTGGATGCAGCGGATTAATGTATGACCTGGATTTCGACACAGAAAAGCAAGAGGGGGATAAAGAGTTTGAAGACAACGGTATTAAGATAGTAGTGGATAAGAAAAGCTACCTCTATTTGATAGGAACCGAATTGGATTACTCCGGAGGTCTGAATGGTAAGGGATTCTCCTTTGTCAATCCCAATGCAAATCGCACTTGTGGCTGCGGCGAAAGCTTTTCAATTTAA
- the sufB gene encoding Fe-S cluster assembly protein SufB: MAVDENEIIDEVTKAPYKYGFTTNIASDKAPLGINEDIIRLISMKKKEPQWMLDFRLESYRKWTEMTEPEWAHVHYEKPDFQAIHYYAAPQPKKKLDSLDEVDPELLDTFKKLGISVDEQKRLTGVAIDVVMDSVSVATTFKEKLAELGIIFCSFSEAVQNHPELVKKYVGSVVPKSDNFYAALNSAVFTDGSFAYIPPGVRCPMELSTYFRINEANTGQFERTLVIADKGSYVSYLEGCTAPMRDENQLHAAVVELIALDDAEIKYSTVQNWYPGDDKGKGGIYNFVTKRGLCETNAKISWTQVETGSAVTWKYPSCILKGDNAVGEFYSVAVTNNYQQADTGTKMIHIGKNTKSTIISKGISAGKSQNSYRGLVKINKSAENARNFSQCDSLLMGDRCGAHTFPYIETSNSSAKVEHEATTSKIGEDQIFYCLQRGISEEKAISLIVNGYAKDVLNKLPMEFAVEAQKLLAISLEGSVG; the protein is encoded by the coding sequence ATGGCAGTAGACGAAAATGAAATAATCGATGAGGTAACGAAAGCCCCTTACAAATATGGGTTTACGACCAACATCGCATCTGATAAAGCACCTCTGGGAATCAATGAAGATATCATTCGACTGATTTCCATGAAGAAGAAAGAGCCTCAATGGATGCTCGATTTCCGACTTGAGTCTTACCGAAAATGGACGGAAATGACAGAGCCCGAATGGGCCCATGTTCATTACGAAAAGCCGGACTTTCAAGCCATACATTATTATGCAGCTCCACAGCCGAAGAAAAAGCTGGACAGTTTAGACGAGGTTGACCCTGAATTACTCGATACATTCAAGAAATTGGGCATCTCCGTTGACGAGCAAAAGAGGTTGACAGGGGTGGCGATCGACGTGGTTATGGACAGTGTTTCCGTTGCCACTACTTTTAAAGAAAAACTAGCTGAGTTGGGAATTATCTTCTGCTCATTCAGTGAGGCAGTACAAAATCACCCTGAGTTAGTAAAAAAGTACGTCGGCTCGGTTGTACCCAAATCCGACAATTTTTACGCAGCTCTGAACAGCGCCGTTTTTACTGATGGTTCTTTCGCCTACATCCCTCCAGGGGTGCGATGTCCGATGGAATTGTCCACTTATTTCCGAATCAATGAAGCAAACACTGGTCAGTTTGAGAGAACGCTGGTAATAGCCGACAAGGGAAGTTATGTAAGCTACCTCGAAGGCTGCACGGCTCCGATGCGCGACGAAAACCAACTTCACGCTGCGGTAGTAGAATTAATTGCTCTAGACGATGCGGAAATCAAATACTCTACGGTCCAAAACTGGTATCCCGGTGATGACAAGGGAAAAGGTGGTATTTACAATTTCGTGACGAAAAGAGGCCTTTGCGAAACCAACGCTAAAATCTCTTGGACGCAGGTTGAAACAGGATCTGCCGTTACTTGGAAATATCCTTCGTGTATTCTAAAAGGAGACAATGCAGTCGGAGAGTTTTATTCTGTTGCGGTTACGAACAATTACCAGCAAGCCGATACGGGAACCAAGATGATCCACATCGGTAAAAACACTAAAAGCACGATTATCTCAAAGGGTATCTCGGCAGGGAAATCTCAAAACTCTTACCGAGGATTGGTGAAGATCAATAAGAGCGCAGAGAATGCGCGAAACTTTTCCCAATGCGACTCTCTTCTGATGGGCGACCGCTGTGGAGCGCACACTTTCCCTTACATCGAAACATCGAATAGCTCGGCAAAAGTTGAGCATGAAGCTACGACTTCCAAAATCGGAGAAGATCAGATTTTTTATTGTCTGCAAAGAGGTATCAGTGAGGAGAAGGCGATCAGCCTGATCGTAAACGGATACGCCAAAGACGTTCTCAATAAACTTCCTATGGAATTCGCCGTGGAAGCCCAAAAATTACTCGCCATTTCGCTTGAAGGAAGCGTCGGATAA
- a CDS encoding succinate dehydrogenase cytochrome b subunit, which translates to MSNSALIKSSLAKKYWMAFTGLFLCLFLIGHLAGNLQLFVDGYAAKLQFNQYAVFMTTNPAVKLLSYVVYLSIIFHAIDGLVLTINNRKARPQGYAKTKPSANSMWSSRNMGILGTIILAFIVFHMQDFWYDYKFGEMPYMTSEDGSAMLLKSGEEIVGATVNANYEVVSSSGKVLGPVMKDLHKEVMVAFQEWWIVLLYVIGVAAIAFHLWHGFESAFTSLGAKTPKVESAIQKAGYAFSILVPLAFAAIPIYIYLIF; encoded by the coding sequence ATGAGTAATTCTGCATTGATAAAATCCAGCCTGGCAAAAAAGTATTGGATGGCCTTTACAGGTCTCTTTTTATGTCTTTTTTTAATAGGTCACTTAGCCGGTAATCTCCAGCTTTTTGTAGACGGCTATGCCGCCAAGCTTCAGTTTAACCAGTATGCCGTCTTTATGACCACCAATCCTGCTGTGAAGCTTTTGAGTTATGTCGTTTATTTGAGTATCATTTTCCATGCAATTGACGGACTGGTACTTACAATCAACAATAGAAAAGCAAGACCGCAGGGCTATGCCAAAACAAAGCCATCGGCCAATTCGATGTGGAGCTCAAGAAACATGGGAATCTTAGGAACGATTATTCTCGCTTTTATCGTTTTTCACATGCAAGACTTTTGGTATGACTACAAGTTTGGCGAAATGCCATACATGACTAGCGAAGACGGAAGCGCTATGCTATTAAAATCTGGTGAGGAAATAGTGGGAGCTACTGTGAATGCCAATTACGAAGTGGTTTCATCGAGTGGAAAAGTACTTGGCCCGGTGATGAAGGATTTGCACAAAGAAGTAATGGTCGCGTTTCAAGAGTGGTGGATTGTATTGCTCTATGTCATCGGTGTTGCAGCAATCGCCTTTCACTTGTGGCATGGTTTCGAGAGTGCTTTTACCTCCCTCGGAGCTAAAACGCCGAAGGTTGAATCTGCCATTCAAAAGGCTGGATACGCTTTTTCGATACTGGTTCCACTGGCCTTTGCCGCCATCCCAATTTACATTTATCTAATTTTTTAA
- a CDS encoding aminopeptidase P N-terminal domain-containing protein, translating into MRYQPLSGKTYINHRRKLTDRMSDGEMAIINSNDILPTNADGNMPFRQNSDLLYLTGVDQEESILVIFPSAHNKAHREILFLKETSPEIAIWEGAKLSKQEAQDLTGIETIMWVDNFGTVLKTLMSEAETVLLPSNEHTRRSIETVTREERFSKWIREEYPLHHYGRLAPHMHRIRSIKSVEEIEQMQRACNITEDGLRRVLKFVKPGVKEYEIQAEFMHEFLRQQSRGFAYEPIIASGFSACVLHYISNENECKDGEVILMDVGCEYGNYASDMTRAIPVNGKFTPRQKDVYNAVLHVMKEAKKLLKPGVFLADYHKKVGDLMETQLIKLGLITQEEVDNQNPAMPAYKKYFMHGTSHFIGLDVHDVGLWTEPIEAGMAFTVEPGIYIREENLGIRLENDIIITEDGYIDLMKDIPIEADEIESLMNA; encoded by the coding sequence ATGAGATACCAACCACTCTCTGGAAAAACATATATCAATCATCGAAGAAAGTTAACTGACCGAATGTCAGACGGTGAGATGGCCATCATCAACTCGAACGATATTCTCCCCACCAATGCTGACGGGAATATGCCCTTTCGCCAGAATAGCGATTTACTCTATTTAACGGGAGTAGATCAAGAAGAATCAATTCTGGTGATTTTCCCTAGCGCTCATAATAAGGCGCATCGAGAGATTTTATTTCTGAAAGAAACCAGTCCTGAAATAGCCATTTGGGAAGGAGCAAAATTGAGCAAGCAGGAAGCTCAGGATCTCACGGGAATTGAAACCATCATGTGGGTCGACAACTTCGGAACGGTTTTAAAAACTCTTATGTCTGAAGCTGAAACGGTTTTGCTTCCATCCAATGAGCACACTCGCCGATCCATTGAAACAGTGACAAGAGAAGAGCGGTTCTCCAAATGGATCAGAGAAGAATACCCATTGCACCACTACGGTAGGCTTGCACCTCACATGCATAGAATTCGATCCATTAAAAGCGTAGAGGAAATTGAGCAAATGCAACGCGCTTGTAATATAACCGAAGATGGCCTGAGAAGAGTTCTCAAATTTGTAAAGCCGGGAGTTAAAGAATACGAAATTCAAGCAGAATTTATGCATGAGTTTCTTCGTCAACAATCAAGGGGTTTTGCCTATGAGCCCATTATTGCCTCAGGATTCAGCGCTTGCGTTTTGCATTATATCAGCAATGAAAATGAATGCAAAGACGGTGAGGTGATATTGATGGATGTGGGTTGTGAATACGGAAATTACGCCAGCGATATGACCCGGGCTATTCCTGTAAACGGAAAATTTACTCCACGGCAAAAAGACGTTTATAATGCGGTGCTACATGTAATGAAGGAAGCTAAAAAGCTTCTTAAACCAGGGGTTTTCCTCGCAGACTATCACAAGAAAGTCGGCGATTTGATGGAGACACAATTAATCAAATTGGGGCTCATTACTCAAGAAGAGGTGGATAATCAGAATCCTGCAATGCCTGCCTATAAGAAGTACTTTATGCATGGCACTTCTCACTTCATTGGTTTGGATGTACACGATGTTGGATTATGGACTGAGCCGATAGAAGCCGGCATGGCTTTTACCGTAGAACCCGGGATTTATATCAGAGAAGAAAATCTTGGTATCCGTCTGGAAAATGACATCATTATTACCGAGGATGGATATATCGATCTGATGAAAGATATTCCAATTGAGGCTGACGAAATTGAGTCGCTAATGAATGCCTAA
- a CDS encoding LytTR family DNA-binding domain-containing protein produces the protein MKALIVDDEKFCRDNLQILLSDYCPEIAEIELASNAMEAREKLSDYDPDILFLDIMMPKENGFDLLESISSKPKSIVFTTAHNEYALQAIKAEALDYLEKPINIDDLQIAVSKASKRINTLSNPDDVVRQVLKEISKKSDNEKIAIPMREGFELIAVKDIVHLEASESYTLIYLSSGKRIVSSKNIKVYEEKLDESIFFRTHKSHIINVKHHLIRFSRIDGNSAVMSNDKYVPISRRKLQSFLEEIVGSSEE, from the coding sequence ATGAAAGCCTTAATAGTAGATGACGAAAAATTCTGCCGGGACAATCTCCAAATTCTCCTTTCGGACTACTGCCCTGAGATAGCTGAAATTGAACTCGCTTCCAACGCTATGGAGGCCCGTGAAAAGCTTTCTGATTACGATCCGGACATATTGTTTTTAGACATCATGATGCCAAAAGAAAATGGTTTCGATTTGTTGGAAAGCATCTCTAGTAAACCCAAATCAATTGTTTTTACCACAGCTCATAATGAATATGCCTTGCAGGCAATAAAAGCTGAGGCTCTTGACTACCTGGAGAAGCCCATTAATATTGACGACTTGCAAATTGCAGTATCAAAAGCTTCAAAAAGAATTAACACTTTATCTAATCCCGACGACGTTGTAAGACAAGTTTTAAAGGAAATTTCTAAGAAGTCTGACAACGAAAAAATTGCTATCCCTATGCGGGAAGGGTTCGAGTTGATAGCGGTCAAAGACATTGTCCATTTAGAAGCAAGCGAGAGTTATACACTTATTTATTTGTCGAGTGGAAAGCGCATCGTTAGTAGCAAAAACATTAAGGTATACGAAGAAAAACTAGACGAAAGTATCTTCTTCAGAACGCATAAATCGCACATTATAAATGTAAAGCACCACTTGATTCGCTTTAGCAGAATAGATGGAAATTCTGCCGTAATGAGCAACGATAAATATGTGCCGATTTCACGTCGAAAACTTCAATCATTCCTGGAAGAAATAGTAGGTTCGTCGGAAGAATGA
- the sufC gene encoding Fe-S cluster assembly ATPase SufC gives MLNIKDIHASIEGKEILKGLSLEVKPGEVHAIMGPNGSGKSTLASVLAGNEDFEVTSGSVDFLGNDLLDMGPDERSHAGVFLAFQYPVEIPGVSNINFLKAAINERQEALGEEPISAKDFLQRVREKAKLVELDNKLTNRSVNEGFSGGEKKRNEIFQMAMLEPKLAILDETDSGLDIDALRIVANGVNQLRAKDRSFVVVTHYQRLLDYIVPDFVHVLYNGKIVKTGGKELALELEEKGYDWIKKEADAVTA, from the coding sequence ATGCTCAATATAAAAGACATACACGCCTCGATTGAAGGCAAAGAAATACTGAAAGGACTCAGCTTAGAAGTAAAGCCAGGAGAGGTACACGCCATCATGGGGCCAAACGGCTCGGGCAAAAGTACCTTAGCATCTGTCCTTGCAGGAAATGAAGACTTCGAAGTTACTTCAGGTTCGGTTGATTTCTTAGGTAATGACTTACTTGATATGGGTCCTGACGAACGCTCCCATGCGGGAGTGTTCTTAGCCTTTCAATATCCTGTAGAAATCCCCGGAGTTAGCAATATCAACTTTTTAAAGGCTGCTATCAATGAGCGCCAGGAAGCACTTGGTGAAGAACCTATTTCAGCGAAGGACTTCCTCCAAAGAGTACGAGAAAAAGCAAAACTGGTAGAGTTGGACAACAAACTCACCAACCGATCAGTCAACGAAGGCTTTTCAGGAGGAGAGAAAAAACGAAACGAAATCTTTCAAATGGCGATGCTCGAACCCAAACTGGCTATCCTGGATGAGACAGACAGTGGACTTGATATCGATGCATTGAGAATCGTGGCTAATGGAGTAAATCAACTTCGCGCCAAAGATCGTTCGTTCGTGGTAGTAACCCATTACCAGCGTCTCTTGGATTATATCGTACCCGATTTTGTTCACGTGCTTTACAATGGAAAAATTGTAAAAACAGGAGGCAAAGAACTCGCGCTAGAACTTGAAGAAAAAGGTTACGATTGGATTAAAAAAGAAGCTGACGCAGTAACTGCTTAA